ACTGGCTGCCCGCGGTATCCGGCGATCCCGCGTTGGCCATGGCCAGCCGGCCGGGACGGTCGAAGCGCAGCGAGCCCCGGATTTCGCCCTTGATTTCATAGCCCGGGCCGCCCTGGCCCGTTCCCGTAGGGTCGCCGCCCTGGATCATGAAGTTGGGAATGACCCGGTGAAAGAGCGTCCCGTCGTAGTACGGACGTTTAACCTCGCGCCCGGTTTTAGGGTCCTTGAAGGCCCGGGTGCCCTCGGCAAGCCCGATGAAGTTATCCACGGTGGCGGGCGCCAGCTTGTCGAACAACTTGCAGATGATGACCCCCATGTTGGTCTGGAACACGGCGTAGGTCCCCGCCCCCAGAGCCTGTGAGGCCAGTTCGCCGGACGACTGCGCCGCGTCGTTCGACTGGACCGGCGGATGCGCCACGGCCCATGCGGACCAGGCGACGAGCCCCGCCAGCGCGGCGGTTATCGCGGTGATACGTATCCTTCTCATCGGTTACTCGCCCTCCCCTCTGACCACGGTCACTTTGACGATGCTAACCTCTTCAATAGGCCGCGACTGGTTCGTGGGCACCTCCGAAATGGCGTCAGCCACTTCCTGTCCCTCCACGACCTGGCCGAAGATGGTGTGCACCATGTCGAGATGGGGCGTAGGCGCTACCGTGATGAAGATCTGACCGCCGTTGGTGTTGGGGCCGCGATGCGCCATGGCCAGACGGCCGGGCTGGTCGAAACGCAGTTCCTCGCGCAACTCGTCATCGAACACGAATCCCGGGCTGCCATTGCCGGTGCCGGCCGGATCGCCGGTCTGGATCATGAAGTTCGGAATGACCCGGTGAAAGATCACGCCGTCATAGTAAGGCGTGCCGGACATGGTCTCGCCGGTTACCGGGTGGATCCACTCCCGCGTGCCTTCGGCCAGGCTCGAGATAATCTCCACGGTGGTGGGCGTCATGTCGGGGTACAATTCGCATTTGATGGTGCCCAGGGTGGTTTCGATGATCAACATGTTCGCGGGTTCTCCGCTGGTTTCGGGTTGGTCGGACGATTCGCCACAGGAAGCCATGAAAAACATGAGCGATACAACAGTCACAAAAAGGCCAGGTTTGCGCATCTTTCGCCTCCACTGACTTGGAATGATGGTCTGACCCCGGCTTCTCCGTCCGGGGTTCAGACCGCGGTATGCCCCGCATCCGGCCGGCCGGCGCTGGGCGCGGACTGCCGTTTGCGGTATGGCAGTCGGTGACTCTTCCGGTACTCCCACTGGAGCCGGTGGTTTTCCTTCTCCGTCGAAATGAAATCCCAGGGAAGCGACTGCAGATCCGCCATGTCCCCGAGATACTGCGAGGTATCCATCCCCAGTTCCGCCGCGGCGCGTTTCCAGTCTCCGTCCAGCCGCGCGGTTTCCATCACGAATCCGCTCAGTTCCCGGCCGCCTCGAGACAGGATGGCCTCGAAATAGGCGGACTTCAGGCTCTCGTGCTTGACGTCCACCCCTGCCGTGCCGCGCAGGGCCTTCTGAATGCGATTCAACTTGCGCCTGACCTCCTTGGGAGACGCCATGGGACTCCACTGGAAGGGCGTCAACGCTTTCGGCACGAAGGGATTTATGCTCAGCCGCAGCCGTCCGCCCGGTTCCCCGCACTCCCGCTGCAGTTCGGCAAGCCGGCGCGTCATCTCGATGAGTTCCTCGATGTCTGCGTCGGTCTCCGTCGGCAAACCGACCATGTAGTACACCTTGAGGTGCTTGATGCCCTTATCAAGTATCCTCCGGGCGCCGGTCAGGATTTCCTCCGAGGATATGGGCTTGTTGATCGTCTTGCGAAGCCTTTCCGACCCGGCCTCCGGCGCGATGGTCATGGTGCGCAGCCCCGTCTTCAGCATCAGCCTCAGCAGGCTGTCCGGGACCAGGTCGACCCGAACCGAAGAAACGCCCACGCGGAGACCGGTTTCTTCCAGGCCCGCACAGAGTTCGTCGAGGTGGGGATAGTCGCACATGGCCGAGCTGACCAGGCCCACGGCTTTCAGCCCCTCCTTGCCGTCGCGCGCCAGGGACGCGTTCTTCGACCGGATGACATCGAGTATGGTATCCGGCTTCAGGGCGCGGAACTTCGGATAGACGTAACTCACGGCGCAGAAACGGCACCGGCGGGGACACCCCCGGGAGATCTCGATGAGCAGCATGTCGCCGAACTCGGTGTCGGGCGTGAGGACGGCGGAATGGGCGGGATAGTCCTCGAAGTCGCGCACCTGCTGCTTGGCGATCCGTCCTACGGGCGCGCTTTCCGCTTCGGCCGCCGGGGCATCGCATCCGGCATCCGAGTCATCGCATCCGGCATCCGAGGCCATCCCGGCCTCCATCCTCTCCCGTTCACCCGGGGAAGCGGTCTGCAGGGACGGCACATACATGCCCGCCAGCGACATGGTATGGGCGAGATGGCGTTCCCGGTCCAGTCCCTGGTCCGCGAGGTAGCGGTCGATGTAGGCGTAAGCCGCCTCTTCGCCGTCGCCTATGACCATCACGTCGGCGAAATCCGCCACGGGCTCCGGGTTGATGTAGGTGATCGCGCCTCCGATCAGCACGATCGGATCGAAGCGCGTCCGGCTTGCCGCGAGCACCGGCACGCGGGCGAGTTCCAGGATGCGGACCAGGTTGGGATAGTCGTTTTCGAAGGATACGGAGAAGGCCACGATGTCGCACGAACCGAGCGGCAGCCCGGATTCGAGCGTAACCAGCGGCTTGCGGGACCTGGACAGGGCTTCAAGGCCGGAAGGTTCCGGGAGAAAGGCCCGTTCGCAGACGACATCGTCGCGTTCGTTGAGGTGACGGTAGATGGTCTGGAAACCCAGGTTCGACATGCCCAGGTAGTAGGTATTGGGATACACCAGGGCGATTCGAACGGCCTTACCGCCCGGTTTCTTGTATATGGTCCCCCGTTCGCGGGCGAGGGTCTCCGCCTGGGATTGTCCGAACATGCACCCTTCCGAAACGCTGATCGGCCGTGGCCGCGCTTGCCGGGCCGCACCGGACCGATCGTCCGTGTCACCATTCGCTATGGACCGCCAAAATACAGTCCCGAGACCCGGGTGTCAAGGCTCGCACCAGGGCAGCCACCGCGGCTGTGGCGGTGCGGGATAGGCTTGACACGCCGCGTTCCCGCGGTTAGTTTTCCGACAAACGACGGCTGTTGCGGTACCCCGTATACCGGGAGCCTGCGCATGGATGTGATGAACCACCGAAAGACCCGGAAAAGACTGTGGATACCGGCCGGCGTTCTGGCGCTCTGCCTGCTGGCGATACCACCGCAGGACGCCCGCGGGCAACAGGTGAGAGCCGACGTCATGGCGCACCTGGAAGCCCTGCCCGTCCTGCACCGCGAGCAGATGGCGGACTTCGGCCTAACGCTCGCCGACTACATCGAAGAATGGGACTGGCTGGAAGAGGACCTGCCCGAGCCGGTACACGTGGGTATCGAAGCCATTCTGGCCTTCATGGGCAGCGCGGTAAAGACCCAGTACGGCTCGCGCCTGACCGTGTACAGCGGAACGGACCTGAAGTACCTGGACCGGTGGTGGTTTTTTGAGTACGAACGGGAAGACTATCTGCAACATGACGACCAGCAGTTCAACGCCTTGACGTGGCTGATCGACTACTACGTGCACATCATGATCGGACACGCGCTGGACAAGTACACGGAGTTCGGCGGACAGCGCCATTTCCAGCGGGCTAATGCCATCGCGCTGGACGGCCGGTTCAGCCGCGAATTCCAGCGGGGGTGGGACGAACGGCTGGACCTGATCGACGGGATCCTGGCCGAAGACTACAAGCCCTGCCGCCTGATCCGGAACCGGTACTACCGGGGGCTGGCGGCACAAAAGGACAACAAGCTGGTGGAGGCCCGCACCCTCTGCCGCGAGGCCGTGGATTTAATGGCGGAAATCCACGAGAAGAACCCGAGAGACAAGTGGCTGAGTGAGTTCCTGAACGCCCACTACCTGCAGCTGGCGGATGTTTTCAGCGCGGAATCACCCACCGAAGTGCCCGATGCGGAATCTTCCAGGGAAGCCTACGACATGCTCATCAAGATCGATCCCGAGCACCGGGCGACCTACGAAGAGCATGCGGAGCAGGTGGGCAGATGAAGCGGACCGTTCAGTCCCCACGGCGGTACTTCGTGGACCGGGAGGACCATCTCCGTGACCTGTTCCGCTGAAACCGGCTGCGGCCGCAGGTAGGACACCGCCACTTGCGCTGCTTGTGAAAGCTGCGCTTTTCCTCGATCATCTTTCGGTCGCAACGATTGCAGCGCATGGGTATCGAAATGGGAAGACAGTCAATGACCAATGAATTCGGCAGGACAGGCAGGACCGACAGAACCGGCAGCACCGGCAGCACCGGCACACTCACAAACCTGATCCCGGGCGTCCTGATGGTACTGGCGGCACTCCTCGGCGCCCCCACGGCCCACGGATCCGAAGGCGAACCGGCGATCTGGCGCAAAATGGTGCGCGCATCGACCACCGTGCACGATGTTTTCCTTTCGCGTACGCCGCAGATCGTGATCTACGGCAACGGCCTCGTCGTGTTCCGGGACGACGATGCCCAGGCGCTGCACCGCTACATCCGACTGGTAGATGAGGAAGTGCCCGGACTGTACCTGGTCATGCAGACCACCTTCGGCCTGTCGAGCCTGACCAATGAGTGGCTCGATAACGAATTGACCTATGCCAGAAGCATACAGGAGCCCTATCGGGATAACAACGACAAGGTGACCATCTGGATCGGCATGCACTCCCCGCCGAGCCTGCACACCTACTCGCCCGCGCTGCTCAAGGCCCGATCCGTCAACGACGTGATCGCGCCGGCGTGGAACGCCATGTACAAGTTCAACCTCTTCCTCGCCGGGTTTACCCATCCCAGGGCCGCACCCTACGTCCCCGACCGCGTCGAGATCGCCGTGCAGCATCTGCCCCGGTACATGGCGGACCAGTCCGGCGAGGCCGTGGACTGGCCGCTGGATTCGACCGACCTGGCCGAGGTGAAGGGGAAGCGCCCGCGGGGATACCGCACGCTCACCGGATCATCGGCTCGCGAAGCCTATGGGCTGCTGACCGTCAACCAGGTGATCCGCTCCGGCGATCAGCTGTACCTCGTCTGGGTGCGCCCGGTCCTGCTTCCTTGATTTGACGCCTTCCTTCCCTTATCCCTTCACCGCCCCCAGGGCCAATCCCCTGACCATGTACCGCTGCACGAAGGCGAACACGGCCAGCGCCGGAAGCAGCGCCAGCGTGGCGCCGGCCATCATGCGGCCCCAGTGAACGTCGTACTTGCTGATGAAGTTGTACAGGCCCACGGGCAGGGTGAAGGTGGATTCCGAGTTCAGGAACATCACCGCAAAGAGCAGTTCGTTCCAGGCGCCGATGAAGGCGAAGAGAAAGGTGGCGATCAGCCCGGGACGGGCCAGCGGCACGGCCACGCGCAGGATCGCCCCCATGCGGTTGCACCCGTCCACCATAGCGGCCTCTTCGAGTTCCGACGGGACGCCCGCGAAGAAGCCCTGCATCATGAGCGTGCAGAAGGGGATGTTCAGCACGGTATATACGATCATCAGGCTGTAGAGCGTGTCGAGCAGGCCGAGTACCCGTAAGATAATGAAGAGCGGGACGATGAGCACCACCACGGGCATCATCTGGGTTGCCAGGAAGACCAGGAGGGTGACCTGGCGTCCCCGGAACCGGTAGCGCGCCAGGGCGTAACCCCCCAGCACGGACACGGTCAGCGTGCAGGCCGAAGCCAGACTGGCGACCGTGAGGCTGTTGGTGAAGAACCGGGGGATGTCGGTGCGCAGGAAGACCGAGGCGTAGTGTTCCAGCGTCGGCGCCGCCGGGAAATACCGCAGGGGCCATACAAAGAGGTCCTGCGCCGGCGTAAGGGAAGTAACCACCATCCAGTACACGGGAAAAACGGCGAAGACGAAGAACGCGCACATTCCGGTGAATTGAACCCCTCGGCGCAATGGATGCATACGGATCATCGTTCCTGCCTCAAAAAGCGGCCTCAAATGGCGGCCTCGTCGCCGTAGAACCGGGTGACGCGGAGGAACACGGCGGTGAACACCAGGGAGATCACGGTCAGCGCCACGCCCAGGGCGGCCGAATACCCGAAATCCAGGCCCAGGAAGGCCTTCTGGAACACGTAGAGCGCCAGGGTGCGGGAAGCCCCGGCCGGACCGCCCCCGGTCATGACCCAGATCAGGTCCGCCCAGTTGAAGACCCAGATCGCCCGGAGCAGAATGGTGATGACGATGGCCGGTTTCACCATGGGCGCGGTGACGCGCCAGAAGGACTGCCAGGCCGTGGCGCCGTCCATGTCGGCCGCTTCGTACAGGCTCGGAGGGATGGCCTGGAGCGCGGCGAAGAGCATGACGGCGAAGAAGGTGACCCCGAACCAGATGTTGGCCAGTACGCAGGAGAGGAGCGCCGTCTCCTCGCGGGACAGGAACCCCACCTTCTGATCCAGCAGGCCGACCCGGATGAGCAGGTCGTTGACCAGCCCGAATTCCCCGTTCAGGAGCCAGGCCCAGATGATGGCGATCAGGAAGCCCGATACCGCCCACGGCGCGAAGACGACGGCCTGGAAGATCCCCCGGGCCCTGAACCGCGCGCTGTTGAGCAGCAGCGCCAGGCAGAAGCCGAGCAGGAACTGGAAGAACAGCGAAACGACCACCCATACCACGGAGTTCCACAGGCTCCGCCAGAAATACTCGTCCCCGAGCATGAAGGCGTACTGGTCCAGTCCGACGAAGGGCGTATTGAGGGGATCCATGAGCTGGTATTCCTGCAAAGACAACAGGAACACCGTGGCCATGGGGTAGAACAGGAATCCCGCGATGAGCAGGTAAGCCGGCGCCAGGAGCAGGTAGGGATCGGCCTTTTTCATGGCGAAAGGGGTTGCTCAGACGGCTCGGACAGCCGGGGCGGCCGCGGCGTATCCGGACCGTGGCGTTCCACGTAACGCCGCTGGGCCCGGTCCAGGAAGTCGGCCAGCCGGTCGAGCGTATCCCGCGGCGACTGCCGGCCGAGGAGCATCTTCTGCTGTTCCTCGGTGACCAGCACCTCGATGAATTCACCCATTTCGGGCAGGTAGCTCGGGTACCAGTTCTGCAGGAGCGTAGTATCGGTGGCCATGTCCATGAACGGCCGCAGGAACCCCTGGCCGAAGTAGGGGTCGTCCATGCCCTGATTTACCGTCGGCAGCACGCTCGCGTCCTTGCTGTAGGCGATGAGCTGCTCCGGCGCCATCATCCACTCGTAGAACGCCAGGGCGCCGCCGGGGTTCTTCGCCTCCCTGGATATGGAGAGGATCCAGATGTCGTTGGAGGCCACGTGGGCCCGGGGTCCGGCGGGCATGGGCGCCGTGACCAGGGTCGATTCGTCCATGCCGTGATCCAGGCAGGTGCGCACCACTTCCGGGTCCTGCTCGATACACCCGCAGATCCCGGACCAGAACCCCTGCACCAGTTCGTTGTATCCCCAGTTCACCGCGTCCGCCGGCGCCAGCCCGTCCCGGTAGATATCGTACCAGTAGGTCAGTCCTTCCACGTGCTCCGGGCTGTTGATGATGCAGCGCTGGTCCCCGTCGAACCATTCGTTCGTGCCGGAGAACTCCTCCAGGATGGGCCACCAGGTCCAGAAACCGCCGCGGGCCCCGCGCAGGGCGTATCCGTAACGGCCCCGGTCCCGGTCAGTGATCCGTTCCAGCAACGCGCGCCAGCCGGTCCGGGTCGCAGCAGGATCCAGTCCCTGCTCATCCAGCCACCGCCTGCGGTAGAACATGGCCC
This window of the Gemmatimonadota bacterium genome carries:
- a CDS encoding carbohydrate ABC transporter permease; translation: MIRMHPLRRGVQFTGMCAFFVFAVFPVYWMVVTSLTPAQDLFVWPLRYFPAAPTLEHYASVFLRTDIPRFFTNSLTVASLASACTLTVSVLGGYALARYRFRGRQVTLLVFLATQMMPVVVLIVPLFIILRVLGLLDTLYSLMIVYTVLNIPFCTLMMQGFFAGVPSELEEAAMVDGCNRMGAILRVAVPLARPGLIATFLFAFIGAWNELLFAVMFLNSESTFTLPVGLYNFISKYDVHWGRMMAGATLALLPALAVFAFVQRYMVRGLALGAVKG
- a CDS encoding peptidylprolyl isomerase; protein product: MLIIETTLGTIKCELYPDMTPTTVEIISSLAEGTREWIHPVTGETMSGTPYYDGVIFHRVIPNFMIQTGDPAGTGNGSPGFVFDDELREELRFDQPGRLAMAHRGPNTNGGQIFITVAPTPHLDMVHTIFGQVVEGQEVADAISEVPTNQSRPIEEVSIVKVTVVRGEGE
- a CDS encoding radical SAM protein — encoded protein: MFGQSQAETLARERGTIYKKPGGKAVRIALVYPNTYYLGMSNLGFQTIYRHLNERDDVVCERAFLPEPSGLEALSRSRKPLVTLESGLPLGSCDIVAFSVSFENDYPNLVRILELARVPVLAASRTRFDPIVLIGGAITYINPEPVADFADVMVIGDGEEAAYAYIDRYLADQGLDRERHLAHTMSLAGMYVPSLQTASPGERERMEAGMASDAGCDDSDAGCDAPAAEAESAPVGRIAKQQVRDFEDYPAHSAVLTPDTEFGDMLLIEISRGCPRRCRFCAVSYVYPKFRALKPDTILDVIRSKNASLARDGKEGLKAVGLVSSAMCDYPHLDELCAGLEETGLRVGVSSVRVDLVPDSLLRLMLKTGLRTMTIAPEAGSERLRKTINKPISSEEILTGARRILDKGIKHLKVYYMVGLPTETDADIEELIEMTRRLAELQRECGEPGGRLRLSINPFVPKALTPFQWSPMASPKEVRRKLNRIQKALRGTAGVDVKHESLKSAYFEAILSRGGRELSGFVMETARLDGDWKRAAAELGMDTSQYLGDMADLQSLPWDFISTEKENHRLQWEYRKSHRLPYRKRQSAPSAGRPDAGHTAV
- a CDS encoding DUF4835 family protein, with translation MGGIVLEVAHLLLGDPSYGRAFRFGRRGIASGIRVIASGIRGHPGLHPLPFTRGSGLQGRHIHARQRHGMGEMAFPVQSLVREVAVDVGVSRLFAVAYDHHVGEIRHGLRVDVGDRASDQHDRIEARPACREHRHAGEFQDADQVGIVVFEGYGEGHDVARTERQPGFERNQRLAGPGQGFKAGRFREKGPFADDIVAFVEVTVDGLETQVRHAQVVGIGIHQGDSNGLTARFLVYGPPFAGEGLRLGLSEHAPFRNADRPWPRLPGRTGPIVRVTIRYGPPKYSPETRVSRLAPGQPPRLWRCGIGLTRRVPAVSFPTNDGCCGTPYTGSLRMDVMNHRKTRKRLWIPAGVLALCLLAIPPQDARGQQVRADVMAHLEALPVLHREQMADFGLTLADYIEEWDWLEEDLPEPVHVGIEAILAFMGSAVKTQYGSRLTVYSGTDLKYLDRWWFFEYEREDYLQHDDQQFNALTWLIDYYVHIMIGHALDKYTEFGGQRHFQRANAIALDGRFSREFQRGWDERLDLIDGILAEDYKPCRLIRNRYYRGLAAQKDNKLVEARTLCREAVDLMAEIHEKNPRDKWLSEFLNAHYLQLADVFSAESPTEVPDAESSREAYDMLIKIDPEHRATYEEHAEQVGR
- a CDS encoding sugar ABC transporter permease — protein: MKKADPYLLLAPAYLLIAGFLFYPMATVFLLSLQEYQLMDPLNTPFVGLDQYAFMLGDEYFWRSLWNSVVWVVVSLFFQFLLGFCLALLLNSARFRARGIFQAVVFAPWAVSGFLIAIIWAWLLNGEFGLVNDLLIRVGLLDQKVGFLSREETALLSCVLANIWFGVTFFAVMLFAALQAIPPSLYEAADMDGATAWQSFWRVTAPMVKPAIVITILLRAIWVFNWADLIWVMTGGGPAGASRTLALYVFQKAFLGLDFGYSAALGVALTVISLVFTAVFLRVTRFYGDEAAI
- a CDS encoding peptidylprolyl isomerase, which produces MRRIRITAITAALAGLVAWSAWAVAHPPVQSNDAAQSSGELASQALGAGTYAVFQTNMGVIICKLFDKLAPATVDNFIGLAEGTRAFKDPKTGREVKRPYYDGTLFHRVIPNFMIQGGDPTGTGQGGPGYEIKGEIRGSLRFDRPGRLAMANAGSPDTAGSQFFITHGPKSYLDGGYTIFGQVMKGQEVVNAIGRVQTRSDRPLFDIVLEKLTIERVQ
- a CDS encoding sugar ABC transporter substrate-binding protein, producing the protein MPHHAGPLRRIRHLTRRDMLRLGGTAAAGVAVLGCGGGDDRRAVSVFSPMGEVKNQALARQVDRFMASRDDLRVEVMPVPWDQGHAKLLTMIAGGNPPDVITATGQWIAEFRAMGAIEDLTSWYATWPHRDAFTRTALLRCESSTAIEDGRVYGLPLELTTRAMFYRRRWLDEQGLDPAATRTGWRALLERITDRDRGRYGYALRGARGGFWTWWPILEEFSGTNEWFDGDQRCIINSPEHVEGLTYWYDIYRDGLAPADAVNWGYNELVQGFWSGICGCIEQDPEVVRTCLDHGMDESTLVTAPMPAGPRAHVASNDIWILSISREAKNPGGALAFYEWMMAPEQLIAYSKDASVLPTVNQGMDDPYFGQGFLRPFMDMATDTTLLQNWYPSYLPEMGEFIEVLVTEEQQKMLLGRQSPRDTLDRLADFLDRAQRRYVERHGPDTPRPPRLSEPSEQPLSP